From Butyricimonas paravirosa, one genomic window encodes:
- a CDS encoding Gldg family protein, giving the protein MRKIFKIALTELCTLFYSPIAWLVLIIFTVQACMTYFRLVDIMLMQQFNKPLWYSIAKEMYTGNMGLFPNMLVHLYLYIPLLTMGLMSREYSSGSIKLLYSSPVSSIQIIFGKFLSMMIYSLILVGILFLFVGFTAWNVPSFDMSLALSGLLGIYLVICSYAAIGLFMSCLTSYQVVAAVATLGALAFLNYVGRMGQEVPFIRDITYWLSISGRSDELINGLISSEDVFYFLIVIGLFLTLSIMVILSGKRKLSKSMAFTRYTGVIVLAMLLGYVTSRPGLQCSYDASSIKLNSLNPVSQEIMEKMEGGLTITTYVNLLEGNFYRGAPSERNSDANRFKKFIRFKPKIQMNYVYYYADAGNEVLEDRFPDLNTQQRAWKMAVMEDLDIEMFLSPEQVAQQVDLSGEKYRFVRLLERESGEKTFLRIFDDSYIYPREGEISTAMKRLVTKAPKVVFLTGHGERDIQRAGDRDYYTFAIDPTFRHSLINQGFDVDSITLMGDRPIPMDIDVLVVADLQRPLSTDELARLEEYIAKGGNIVIGGEPGKSDLMNPLTASLGVSFLPGTLVQPTKAYDDNLLVCSFVEEGVNVVTPLRGLWQQKYGVTMPGAAALSYKNGHGFNVYPLLKTKDEGSWNELTTVNFTDEKAVLNPEIGEQEQSYPTMLALTRNVGDREQRIFVLGDVDCISNAELLMSRVGMKTSNFSLITGMFRWLSYGEFPIVLSNIPPVDTVLELSKDTVPYAKFAFTWGLPILFALGYFGVWFKRRRR; this is encoded by the coding sequence ATGAGAAAAATATTCAAGATAGCGTTGACAGAGTTATGCACTCTGTTCTATTCCCCTATTGCGTGGTTAGTCCTTATTATCTTTACTGTTCAGGCGTGCATGACCTATTTCCGTTTAGTGGACATTATGTTGATGCAGCAATTTAACAAGCCTTTATGGTATAGTATAGCAAAAGAGATGTACACGGGAAATATGGGATTGTTCCCGAATATGTTGGTGCATCTTTACCTGTATATTCCTTTATTGACCATGGGATTGATGAGCCGGGAATATAGTAGCGGTTCTATCAAATTATTATATTCTTCACCGGTGTCCAGCATACAGATTATCTTCGGGAAATTTCTTTCCATGATGATATACAGCCTTATTCTGGTGGGTATTCTCTTTTTGTTTGTTGGGTTCACGGCATGGAACGTGCCTTCTTTTGATATGTCGTTGGCCTTATCGGGGTTGCTGGGAATTTATCTGGTGATCTGTTCTTATGCAGCGATAGGATTATTCATGTCTTGTCTGACTTCCTATCAAGTGGTAGCGGCTGTTGCCACGTTAGGGGCTTTGGCTTTCCTGAATTACGTGGGAAGAATGGGACAGGAAGTTCCTTTTATTCGGGACATCACGTATTGGCTGTCAATTTCCGGACGTTCCGACGAATTAATCAACGGTTTGATCAGCAGTGAGGATGTGTTTTATTTCCTCATTGTGATCGGTCTTTTCCTGACGCTTTCGATTATGGTCATCTTGTCGGGAAAACGCAAGTTATCAAAAAGTATGGCTTTTACCCGTTATACCGGGGTGATCGTGTTGGCGATGCTGTTGGGGTACGTGACCTCCCGGCCGGGATTGCAATGTTCTTACGATGCCTCGTCCATTAAACTGAATAGTCTGAATCCGGTCAGTCAGGAGATTATGGAAAAAATGGAGGGAGGACTGACAATCACGACATACGTGAATCTTTTGGAAGGTAATTTTTACCGGGGGGCTCCTTCGGAGAGGAATAGTGATGCAAATCGATTTAAAAAGTTTATTCGTTTCAAACCGAAAATTCAGATGAACTACGTGTATTACTATGCCGACGCGGGAAACGAGGTTTTGGAAGATCGTTTCCCCGATTTGAACACGCAACAACGAGCGTGGAAAATGGCGGTCATGGAAGATTTGGATATAGAGATGTTCCTAAGCCCGGAACAGGTGGCTCAACAGGTTGATCTTTCGGGTGAAAAATATCGTTTCGTGCGTTTGTTGGAACGGGAAAGCGGGGAAAAGACCTTTTTGCGGATTTTCGATGATAGTTACATTTATCCGAGGGAAGGAGAAATCTCCACGGCCATGAAACGTTTGGTGACGAAAGCCCCCAAGGTCGTTTTTCTGACCGGGCACGGGGAACGTGATATTCAACGGGCAGGAGACCGGGACTACTACACGTTTGCCATAGACCCGACCTTCCGTCATTCTTTGATTAATCAAGGGTTTGACGTGGATAGTATTACCTTGATGGGAGATCGGCCGATACCCATGGATATTGACGTGTTGGTTGTTGCAGATTTACAGCGTCCTTTGTCAACAGATGAGTTGGCTCGGCTCGAAGAATACATAGCGAAAGGCGGGAATATTGTTATTGGTGGGGAACCGGGAAAATCGGATTTGATGAATCCTCTTACGGCTTCTCTGGGCGTGAGTTTCCTGCCGGGAACTTTAGTACAACCGACGAAAGCTTACGATGATAATTTGCTGGTTTGCTCTTTTGTTGAGGAGGGTGTGAATGTCGTGACTCCTTTGCGGGGACTATGGCAACAAAAATATGGGGTTACGATGCCGGGAGCAGCCGCGTTAAGTTACAAAAACGGACATGGTTTCAACGTGTATCCGTTGCTAAAGACAAAAGACGAGGGAAGTTGGAACGAGTTAACCACCGTAAATTTTACGGACGAAAAAGCTGTATTAAATCCGGAAATCGGGGAGCAAGAACAGTCCTACCCGACGATGCTTGCCTTGACTCGTAACGTGGGAGACCGGGAACAGCGGATATTCGTGTTAGGTGATGTTGATTGTATCAGTAATGCCGAGTTATTGATGTCTAGAGTTGGGATGAAAACGAGTAATTTCTCTTTAATCACGGGTATGTTCCGGTGGTTGAGCTACGGGGAATTCCCGATCGTTTTGTCGAATATACCGCCCGTGGATACGGTGTTGGAATTGAGTAAGGACACGGTACCTTATGCGAAATTTGCTTTCACGTGGGGATTACCCATCTTGTTCGCGTTGGGGTATTTTGGCGTGTGGTTTAAAAGAAGACGGAGATAA